A window of Lagenorhynchus albirostris chromosome 11, mLagAlb1.1, whole genome shotgun sequence contains these coding sequences:
- the NCKAP5L gene encoding nck-associated protein 5-like isoform X11 has product MSVPAWVRRQRQAENSALAQANENQRETYERCLDEVANHVVQALLNQKDLREECIKLKKRVFDLERQNQMLSALFQQKLQLTAGSLPQIPLVPLQLPSEPPASPSLSSAEGPATSLPLGRCAGQREVCWEQQLRPGGPGPPAAPSPALEALSPFLRKKAQILEVLRALEETDPLLLCSPATPWPPPGEGSGSPEPINGELCGPPQPEPSPWAPYLLLGPGSLGGLLHWERLLGGPGEEESAGRPWGPGRGSPQAQGTGSGPPCAPGSSSSSSSDEAGDPNEAPSPDTLLGALARKQLNLGQLLEDTESYLQAFLAGAACPLGGEQPGPRQPSSPDQGPPQLSKSKGLPKSAWGGGTPEAHRPGFGATSEGQGPLPFLSVFMGAGDAPLGSRSGHPHSSSQVKSKLQIGSPSPGEAQGPLLPSPARGLKFLKLPPASEKVPSPGGPQLSPQLPRNSRIPCRNSGSDGSPSPLPARRGLGGGELSPEGVQGLPTSPSPCPTTPDSAQLRPPQPALSTTLSPVPVVSPCYENILDLSRSTFRGPSPEPPPSPLQVPTYPQLTLEVPRAPEVLRSPGVPSSPCHPESCSYESAQEKSLDKAGSESPHPGRRTPGSSSKKTGQGPGRRPGDPGYTPLRDRLAALGKLKTGPEGPQGPEKNGVPARPGTEKARGGGKSGESTGDTAPSASRPPEQPEAKGALRGAVALGTSSLKQQESGLLGDPGSRVYSSHSMGARVDLEPVSPRSCLTKVELAKSRLAGALCPQVPRTPAKVPTSTPSLGKPNKSPHGSPTKLPSKSPTKVVPRPVAPPATKEPPKPDKGKGPPWADSSSTTAQPAPPAPGPADPGPGPEGRAPHSAIEEKVMKGIEENMLRLQGQERAPGTEAKHRNASSIASWFGLKKSKLPALNRRTEAAKGKEGAGGGSPLRKEVKMEARKLEAESLNISKLMAKAEDLRRALEEEKAYLSSRARPRPGGLAPGPGAGLGQVQGQLAGMYQGADTFMQQLLNRVDGKELPPKSWREPKPEYGDFQPVSSDPKNPWPACGPRNGLVGPLQGCGKPPGKPSSEPGRREEMPSEDSLAEPVPTSHFTACGSLTRTLDSGIGTFPPPDHGSSGTPSKNLPKTKPPRLEPPAGVPPARPPPLTKVPRRAHTLEREVPGIEELLVSGRHPSMPAFPALLTAAPGHRGHQTCPHGECLGRGVGLSGSSTHHPPSPCPRIDPCEDPGPPAPVQLAKNWTFPNARAASGSSDPFLCPPRQLEGLPRTPMALPVDVDEKRSLEPSRPAPAPQGPAFGGSRTPSTSDVGEEGRVASGGAPGLETSESLSDSLYDSLSSCGSQG; this is encoded by the exons ATGAGTGTGCCAGCCTGGGTGAGAAGGCAGAGACAG GCAGAGAACTCGGCACTCGCCCAGGCCAATGAAAACCAGCGGGAGACCTACGAGCGCTGTCTGGACGAG GTTGCCAACCATGTGGTGCAGGCGCTGCTGAACCAAAAG GACCTGCGGGAGGAGTGCATCAAGCTGAAGAAGAGGGTATTTGACCTGGAACGGCAGAACCAGATGCTGAGCGCcctgtttcagcagaaacttcagCTCACAGCAGGCTCCCTCCCTCAG ATCCCACTCGTCCCACTCCAGCTGCCTTCAGAGCCAccagcctctccctccctgaGCTCCGCTGAGGGACCGGCCACCTCGCTGCCTCTGGGGCGCTGTGCTGGGCAGAGAGAG GTGTGTTGGGAGCAGCAGCTGCGGCCAGGAGGCCCAGGACCCCCGGCCGCCCCATCCCCAGCGCTGGAGGCCCTATCCCCGTTCCTTCGAAAGAAAGCCCAGATCCTGGAGGTGCTGAGAGCCCTGGAAGAGACTGACCCCTTGCTTCTGTGCTCACCTGCCACCCCCTGGCCGCCTCCAGGCGAGGGTTCCGGCTCCCCAGAGCCCATCAATGGCGAGCTATGTGGCCCACCTCAGCCTGAACCCTCTCCCTGGGCCCCCTACCTGCTACTAGGTCCTGGTAGCCTGGGAGGCCTGCTGCACTGGGAGCGCCTCTTAGGGGGCCCAGGGGAGGAAGAGAGTGCTGGGCGGCCCTGGGGCCCTGGTAGGGGCTCCCCACAGGCCCAGGGCACCGGTTCCGGGCCACCCTGCGCCCCAGGCAGcagctcctcctcctcttctgatGAGGCAGGTGACCCCAACGAGGCACCCAGCCCTGACACCCTGCTCGGGGCCCTGGCCCGCAAACAGCTGAACCTGGGCCAGCTCCTCGAGGACACGGAGTCTTACCTACAGGCCTTCTTGGCCGGGGCCGCTTGCCCACTCGGCGGGGAACAGCCGGGTCCCAGGCAGCCATCCTCCCCAGACCAGGGGCCCCCACAGctgtccaagtccaaaggcctccCCAAGTCAGCTTGGGGAGGGGGTACCCCGGAGGCCCACAGGCCGGGCTTTGGTGCTACCTCAGAGGGCCAGGggcctctccccttcctcagcGTGTTCATGGGTGCAGGGGACGCCCCCCTGGGCTCACGGTCTGGCCACCCCCACTCCTCATCTCAGGTGAAAAGCAAGCTCCAAATTGGCTCCCCTTCTCCCGGGGAAGCCCAAGGACCCCTTCTGCCCTCTCCAGCCAGAGGCCTCAAGTTTCTAAAGCTGCCTCCAGCCTCAGAGAAGGTACCCAGCCCAGGGGGCCCCCAGCTCAGCCCCCAGCTCCCCCGGAACTCCCGAATCCCCTGTCGGAACAGTGGCTCAGACGGCAGCCCCTCCCCGCTGCCGGCCCGCAGGGGTCTGGGCGGAGGAGAGCTGTCCCCAGAGGGGGTGCAGGGTCTGCCCACCAGCCCGTCACCCTGCCCCACAACCCCAGATTCTGCACAGCTCAGACCTCCCCAGCCAGCCTTGTCCACTACGCTTTCCCCGGTACCAGTGGTGTCTCCTTGCTACGAGAACATTCTGGACCTTTCCCGGAGCACCTTTAGGGGGCCTTCCCCAGAGCCACCTCCATCCCCGCTGCAGGTGCCCACCTACCCACAACTAACTCTGGAGGTGCCACGGGCCCCTGAGGTCCTCAGAAGCCCTGGAGTCCCCTCCAGCCCTTGCCACCCAGAATCCTGCTCCTATGAGAGTGCCCAGGAGAAGAGTTTGGACAAGGCAGGCTCAGAGTCTCCCCACCCTGGCCGCAGGACCCCCGGCAGCTCGTCCAAGAAAACTGGTCAGGGGCCGGGCCGGCGACCTGGGGATCCTGGCTACACACCTCTGCGGGACAGACTAGCAGCCCTGGGGAAACTGAAGACTGGCCCCGAGGGGCCCCAGGGCCCAGAAAAGAATGGGGTGCCAGCTAGGCCTGGCACCGAGAAGGCCCGGGGAGGAGGGAAGTCAGGGGAGAGCACTGGAGACACAGCGCCCTCTGCCTCCAGGCCCCCTGAGCAGCCAGAAGCCAAGGGGGCCCTGCGGGGGGCCGTGGCCTTAGGCACAAGCAGCCTGAAGCAACAGGAATCTGGGCTCCTGGGGGACCCTGGGTCCCGAGTCTACTCTTCCCACTCCATGGGGGCCCGGGTGGACCTGGAGCCTGTCTCACCAAGGAGCTGCCTCACCAAAGTGGAGCTGGCCAAGAGCCGGCTGGCAGGGGCCCTGTGCCCCCAGGTACCCCGCACCCCTGCCAAAGTGCCAACCTCAACCCCCAGCCTCGGCAAGCCCAATAAGAGTCCCCATGGCAGCCCGACAAAGCTGCCTTCTAAGTCGCCCACCAAGGTGGTGCCCCGACCTGTGGCCCCACCAGCCACCAAGGAGCCCCCCAAGCCTGACAAGGGGAAGGGCCCACCCTGGGCAGACAGCAGCAGCACTACAGCCCAGCCCGCACCCCCAGCACCTGGCCCTGCCgacccaggcccaggccctgagGGGCGGGCCCCACACTCGGCCATTGAGGAGAAGGTGATGAAGGGCATCGAGGAGAACATGCTGCGGCTCCAGGGCCAGGAGCGGGCCCCCGGCACCGAGGCCAAGCACCGCAACGCTAGCAGCATCGCCAGCTGGTTCGGCCTTAAGAAGAGCAAGCTGCCAGCGCTGAACCGCCGCACAGAGGCCGCCAAGGGCAAGGAAGGGGCTGGTGGGGGCTCCCCGCTCCGGAAGGAGGTCAAGATGGAAGCCCGGAAGCTGGAGGCCGAGAGCCTCAACATCTCCAAGCTGATGGCCAAGGCGGAAGACCTGCGCCGGGCACTGGAGGAGGAGAAGGCCTACCTGAGCAGCAGGGCCCGGCCACGGCCCGGGGGACTAGCGCCAGGGCCCGGTGCAGGCCTGGGGCAGGTGCAGGGCCAGCTGGCCGGCATGTACCAGGGTGCGGACACCTTCATGCAGCAGCTGCTCAACAG GGTGGATGGCAAGGAGCTGCCCCCCAAGAGCTGGCGGGAGCCCAAACCTGAGTATGGCGATTTCCAGCCAGTGTCCTCTGACCCCAAGAACCCCTGGCCGGCCTGTGGGCCCCGAAATGGCCTGGTGGGCCCTCTTCAGGGCTGCGGAAAACCTCCTGGGAAG CCAAGCAGCGAGCCGGGGAGGCGGGAAGAGATGCCCTCAGAGGACAGTCTGGCTGAGCCAGTGCCCACCTCACATTTCACAG cctgtggCTCTTTGACTCGAACTCTGGACAGTGGCATTGGGACCTTCCCGCCCCCAGACCATGGCAGCAGTGGGACCCCCAGTAAGAATCTTCCCAAGACCAAGCCACCACGGCTGGAGCCCCCAGCCGGGGTGCCCCCAGCTCGGCCCCCACCCCTTACCAAAGTCCCCCGCCGTGCCCACACACTGGAGCGTGAGGTGCCTGGCATAGAGGAGCTGCTGGTGAGCGGGCGGCACCCCAGCATGCCGGCCTTCCCCGCCCTGCTCACCGCTGCTCCGGGCCACCGGGGCCATCAGACCTGTCCCCACGGTGAGTGCCTGGGCAGGGGGGTGGGCCTCTCTGGgagctccacccaccacccaccttcCCCTTGTCCCCGGATAGATCCTTGTGAAGACCCAGGCCCTCCTGCTCCTGTCCAGCTGGCCAAGAACTGGACCTTCCCCAACGCGAGGGCAGCCAGCGGCTCCTCTGACCCTTTCCTATGCCCACCCCGACAACTGGAGGGGCTGCCCAGGACCCCCATG gccctgcccgTGGACGTGGACGAAAAGCGGAGCCTGGAGCCCAGCCGCCCAGCTCCTGCGCCCCAGGGCCCAGCGTTTGGGGGGAGCCGCACCCCCAGCACATCGGACGTGGGCGAGGAAGGGAGAGTGGCCAGTGGGGGTGCCCCGGGGCTGGAGACCTCAGAGTCTCTCAGTGACTCACTCTATGACTCGCTGTCCTCCTGCGGGAGTCAGGGCTGA
- the NCKAP5L gene encoding nck-associated protein 5-like isoform X5, with the protein MSVPAWVRRQRQGLMSEAMDQPAGSPGNPKPGEGGEGSMEPGTCQELLHRLRELEAENSALAQANENQRETYERCLDEVANHVVQALLNQKDLREECIKLKKRVFDLERQNQMLSALFQQKLQLTAGSLPQIPLVPLQLPSEPPASPSLSSAEGPATSLPLGRCAGQREVCWEQQLRPGGPGPPAAPSPALEALSPFLRKKAQILEVLRALEETDPLLLCSPATPWPPPGEGSGSPEPINGELCGPPQPEPSPWAPYLLLGPGSLGGLLHWERLLGGPGEEESAGRPWGPGRGSPQAQGTGSGPPCAPGSSSSSSSDEAGDPNEAPSPDTLLGALARKQLNLGQLLEDTESYLQAFLAGAACPLGGEQPGPRQPSSPDQGPPQLSKSKGLPKSAWGGGTPEAHRPGFGATSEGQGPLPFLSVFMGAGDAPLGSRSGHPHSSSQVKSKLQIGSPSPGEAQGPLLPSPARGLKFLKLPPASEKVPSPGGPQLSPQLPRNSRIPCRNSGSDGSPSPLPARRGLGGGELSPEGVQGLPTSPSPCPTTPDSAQLRPPQPALSTTLSPVPVVSPCYENILDLSRSTFRGPSPEPPPSPLQVPTYPQLTLEVPRAPEVLRSPGVPSSPCHPESCSYESAQEKSLDKAGSESPHPGRRTPGSSSKKTGQGPGRRPGDPGYTPLRDRLAALGKLKTGPEGPQGPEKNGVPARPGTEKARGGGKSGESTGDTAPSASRPPEQPEAKGALRGAVALGTSSLKQQESGLLGDPGSRVYSSHSMGARVDLEPVSPRSCLTKVELAKSRLAGALCPQVPRTPAKVPTSTPSLGKPNKSPHGSPTKLPSKSPTKVVPRPVAPPATKEPPKPDKGKGPPWADSSSTTAQPAPPAPGPADPGPGPEGRAPHSAIEEKVMKGIEENMLRLQGQERAPGTEAKHRNASSIASWFGLKKSKLPALNRRTEAAKGKEGAGGGSPLRKEVKMEARKLEAESLNISKLMAKAEDLRRALEEEKAYLSSRARPRPGGLAPGPGAGLGQVQGQLAGMYQGADTFMQQLLNRVDGKELPPKSWREPKPEYGDFQPVSSDPKNPWPACGPRNGLVGPLQGCGKPPGKPSSEPGRREEMPSEDSLAEPVPTSHFTACGSLTRTLDSGIGTFPPPDHGSSGTPSKNLPKTKPPRLEPPAGVPPARPPPLTKVPRRAHTLEREVPGIEELLVSGRHPSMPAFPALLTAAPGHRGHQTCPHGECLGRGVGLSGSSTHHPPSPCPRIDPCEDPGPPAPVQLAKNWTFPNARAASGSSDPFLCPPRQLEGLPRTPMALPVDVDEKRSLEPSRPAPAPQGPAFGGSRTPSTSDVGEEGRVASGGAPGLETSESLSDSLYDSLSSCGSQG; encoded by the exons ATGAGTGTGCCAGCCTGGGTGAGAAGGCAGAGACAG GGCCTGATGTCGGAGGCCATGGACCAGCCGGCCGGGAGCCCTGGAAACCCGAAGCCAGGAGAGGGTGGTGAGGGCAGCATGGAGCCGGGCACCTGCCAGGAGCTCCTGCACCGGCTGCGGGAGCTGGAG GCAGAGAACTCGGCACTCGCCCAGGCCAATGAAAACCAGCGGGAGACCTACGAGCGCTGTCTGGACGAG GTTGCCAACCATGTGGTGCAGGCGCTGCTGAACCAAAAG GACCTGCGGGAGGAGTGCATCAAGCTGAAGAAGAGGGTATTTGACCTGGAACGGCAGAACCAGATGCTGAGCGCcctgtttcagcagaaacttcagCTCACAGCAGGCTCCCTCCCTCAG ATCCCACTCGTCCCACTCCAGCTGCCTTCAGAGCCAccagcctctccctccctgaGCTCCGCTGAGGGACCGGCCACCTCGCTGCCTCTGGGGCGCTGTGCTGGGCAGAGAGAG GTGTGTTGGGAGCAGCAGCTGCGGCCAGGAGGCCCAGGACCCCCGGCCGCCCCATCCCCAGCGCTGGAGGCCCTATCCCCGTTCCTTCGAAAGAAAGCCCAGATCCTGGAGGTGCTGAGAGCCCTGGAAGAGACTGACCCCTTGCTTCTGTGCTCACCTGCCACCCCCTGGCCGCCTCCAGGCGAGGGTTCCGGCTCCCCAGAGCCCATCAATGGCGAGCTATGTGGCCCACCTCAGCCTGAACCCTCTCCCTGGGCCCCCTACCTGCTACTAGGTCCTGGTAGCCTGGGAGGCCTGCTGCACTGGGAGCGCCTCTTAGGGGGCCCAGGGGAGGAAGAGAGTGCTGGGCGGCCCTGGGGCCCTGGTAGGGGCTCCCCACAGGCCCAGGGCACCGGTTCCGGGCCACCCTGCGCCCCAGGCAGcagctcctcctcctcttctgatGAGGCAGGTGACCCCAACGAGGCACCCAGCCCTGACACCCTGCTCGGGGCCCTGGCCCGCAAACAGCTGAACCTGGGCCAGCTCCTCGAGGACACGGAGTCTTACCTACAGGCCTTCTTGGCCGGGGCCGCTTGCCCACTCGGCGGGGAACAGCCGGGTCCCAGGCAGCCATCCTCCCCAGACCAGGGGCCCCCACAGctgtccaagtccaaaggcctccCCAAGTCAGCTTGGGGAGGGGGTACCCCGGAGGCCCACAGGCCGGGCTTTGGTGCTACCTCAGAGGGCCAGGggcctctccccttcctcagcGTGTTCATGGGTGCAGGGGACGCCCCCCTGGGCTCACGGTCTGGCCACCCCCACTCCTCATCTCAGGTGAAAAGCAAGCTCCAAATTGGCTCCCCTTCTCCCGGGGAAGCCCAAGGACCCCTTCTGCCCTCTCCAGCCAGAGGCCTCAAGTTTCTAAAGCTGCCTCCAGCCTCAGAGAAGGTACCCAGCCCAGGGGGCCCCCAGCTCAGCCCCCAGCTCCCCCGGAACTCCCGAATCCCCTGTCGGAACAGTGGCTCAGACGGCAGCCCCTCCCCGCTGCCGGCCCGCAGGGGTCTGGGCGGAGGAGAGCTGTCCCCAGAGGGGGTGCAGGGTCTGCCCACCAGCCCGTCACCCTGCCCCACAACCCCAGATTCTGCACAGCTCAGACCTCCCCAGCCAGCCTTGTCCACTACGCTTTCCCCGGTACCAGTGGTGTCTCCTTGCTACGAGAACATTCTGGACCTTTCCCGGAGCACCTTTAGGGGGCCTTCCCCAGAGCCACCTCCATCCCCGCTGCAGGTGCCCACCTACCCACAACTAACTCTGGAGGTGCCACGGGCCCCTGAGGTCCTCAGAAGCCCTGGAGTCCCCTCCAGCCCTTGCCACCCAGAATCCTGCTCCTATGAGAGTGCCCAGGAGAAGAGTTTGGACAAGGCAGGCTCAGAGTCTCCCCACCCTGGCCGCAGGACCCCCGGCAGCTCGTCCAAGAAAACTGGTCAGGGGCCGGGCCGGCGACCTGGGGATCCTGGCTACACACCTCTGCGGGACAGACTAGCAGCCCTGGGGAAACTGAAGACTGGCCCCGAGGGGCCCCAGGGCCCAGAAAAGAATGGGGTGCCAGCTAGGCCTGGCACCGAGAAGGCCCGGGGAGGAGGGAAGTCAGGGGAGAGCACTGGAGACACAGCGCCCTCTGCCTCCAGGCCCCCTGAGCAGCCAGAAGCCAAGGGGGCCCTGCGGGGGGCCGTGGCCTTAGGCACAAGCAGCCTGAAGCAACAGGAATCTGGGCTCCTGGGGGACCCTGGGTCCCGAGTCTACTCTTCCCACTCCATGGGGGCCCGGGTGGACCTGGAGCCTGTCTCACCAAGGAGCTGCCTCACCAAAGTGGAGCTGGCCAAGAGCCGGCTGGCAGGGGCCCTGTGCCCCCAGGTACCCCGCACCCCTGCCAAAGTGCCAACCTCAACCCCCAGCCTCGGCAAGCCCAATAAGAGTCCCCATGGCAGCCCGACAAAGCTGCCTTCTAAGTCGCCCACCAAGGTGGTGCCCCGACCTGTGGCCCCACCAGCCACCAAGGAGCCCCCCAAGCCTGACAAGGGGAAGGGCCCACCCTGGGCAGACAGCAGCAGCACTACAGCCCAGCCCGCACCCCCAGCACCTGGCCCTGCCgacccaggcccaggccctgagGGGCGGGCCCCACACTCGGCCATTGAGGAGAAGGTGATGAAGGGCATCGAGGAGAACATGCTGCGGCTCCAGGGCCAGGAGCGGGCCCCCGGCACCGAGGCCAAGCACCGCAACGCTAGCAGCATCGCCAGCTGGTTCGGCCTTAAGAAGAGCAAGCTGCCAGCGCTGAACCGCCGCACAGAGGCCGCCAAGGGCAAGGAAGGGGCTGGTGGGGGCTCCCCGCTCCGGAAGGAGGTCAAGATGGAAGCCCGGAAGCTGGAGGCCGAGAGCCTCAACATCTCCAAGCTGATGGCCAAGGCGGAAGACCTGCGCCGGGCACTGGAGGAGGAGAAGGCCTACCTGAGCAGCAGGGCCCGGCCACGGCCCGGGGGACTAGCGCCAGGGCCCGGTGCAGGCCTGGGGCAGGTGCAGGGCCAGCTGGCCGGCATGTACCAGGGTGCGGACACCTTCATGCAGCAGCTGCTCAACAG GGTGGATGGCAAGGAGCTGCCCCCCAAGAGCTGGCGGGAGCCCAAACCTGAGTATGGCGATTTCCAGCCAGTGTCCTCTGACCCCAAGAACCCCTGGCCGGCCTGTGGGCCCCGAAATGGCCTGGTGGGCCCTCTTCAGGGCTGCGGAAAACCTCCTGGGAAG CCAAGCAGCGAGCCGGGGAGGCGGGAAGAGATGCCCTCAGAGGACAGTCTGGCTGAGCCAGTGCCCACCTCACATTTCACAG cctgtggCTCTTTGACTCGAACTCTGGACAGTGGCATTGGGACCTTCCCGCCCCCAGACCATGGCAGCAGTGGGACCCCCAGTAAGAATCTTCCCAAGACCAAGCCACCACGGCTGGAGCCCCCAGCCGGGGTGCCCCCAGCTCGGCCCCCACCCCTTACCAAAGTCCCCCGCCGTGCCCACACACTGGAGCGTGAGGTGCCTGGCATAGAGGAGCTGCTGGTGAGCGGGCGGCACCCCAGCATGCCGGCCTTCCCCGCCCTGCTCACCGCTGCTCCGGGCCACCGGGGCCATCAGACCTGTCCCCACGGTGAGTGCCTGGGCAGGGGGGTGGGCCTCTCTGGgagctccacccaccacccaccttcCCCTTGTCCCCGGATAGATCCTTGTGAAGACCCAGGCCCTCCTGCTCCTGTCCAGCTGGCCAAGAACTGGACCTTCCCCAACGCGAGGGCAGCCAGCGGCTCCTCTGACCCTTTCCTATGCCCACCCCGACAACTGGAGGGGCTGCCCAGGACCCCCATG gccctgcccgTGGACGTGGACGAAAAGCGGAGCCTGGAGCCCAGCCGCCCAGCTCCTGCGCCCCAGGGCCCAGCGTTTGGGGGGAGCCGCACCCCCAGCACATCGGACGTGGGCGAGGAAGGGAGAGTGGCCAGTGGGGGTGCCCCGGGGCTGGAGACCTCAGAGTCTCTCAGTGACTCACTCTATGACTCGCTGTCCTCCTGCGGGAGTCAGGGCTGA